The Cygnus olor isolate bCygOlo1 chromosome 18, bCygOlo1.pri.v2, whole genome shotgun sequence genome includes a window with the following:
- the ST6GALNAC1 gene encoding alpha-N-acetylgalactosaminide alpha-2,6-sialyltransferase 1 isoform X2, which translates to MLQVDTQEQQGSDYSSNSGISEVGLERNTTRLEQGTAERTPSWEEEEQKKTTRPLLGAEEAKGKVTVKQPSEVEGIKSTTVETATRVEGNKEKTAVRLAPGAEEAKEKPTVKPLPKVEEAKEMTTVKPAPKVEENKEKTVVRQTPGVKEGVNEKTTPKSLPRVEGAKEKTTVKPSSGVKVAHEDNTTEDKTMPKEPSVSVKTIRPVTQAAAVTEKKRLRAADFKSEPQWDFEDEYLLDSSPPPATCSESVKAKAAKSDWLRDLFLPNIMLFTDKRYFNNSEWDRLEHFAPPYGFMELNYSLVKEVMSLLPPHPHQQLLLANSSRNVSTCISCAVVGNGGILNNSGMGQEIDSHDYVFRVSGAVIKGYEKDVGTKTSFYGFTAYSLVSSLQILGNKGFSKIPWGKHIRYIHFLEGARDYEWLKALLLNKDIRKGFLNHYGQRPRDRFDEDFTLDKYLVVHPDFLRYMKNRFLKSKSLQKHYWRLYRPTTGAFLLLTALHLCDQVSAYGYITEGHEKYSDHYYDKEWKRLVFYINHDFNLEKQVWKKLHDENIIKLYQRS; encoded by the exons TgggaagaagaggagcagaagaaaacaacgAGACCACTTCTCGGGGCGGAGGAAGCCAAGGGGAAGGTGACTGTGAAACAACCCTCTGAGGTGGAGGGAATCAAGAGTACAACAGTGGAAACAGCCACAAGGGTGGAGggaaacaaggagaaaacagcagtgagaCTGGCTCCAGGGGCAGAGGAAGCCAAGGAAAAGCCAACAGTGAAACCGCTTCCGAAGGTGGAGGAAGCCAAGGAGATGACGACCGTGAAACCAGCCCCTAAGGTGgaggaaaacaaggagaaaacagtGGTGAGACAAACTCCAGGGGTAAAGGAAGGGGTAAATGAAAAGACAACACCGAAATCACTTCCCAGGGTAGAGGGAGCCAAAGAGAAGACAACAGTGAAACCATCCTCTGGGGTGAAGGTAGCTCATGAAGACAACACAACCGAAGACAAAACAATGCCAAAAGAGCCTTCTGTGTCAGTGAAAACCATAAGACCAGTGACTCAGGctgctgcagtgacagaaaAGAAGAGACTGAGGGCTGCTGACTTCAAGTCTGAGCCACAGTGGGATTTCGAGGATGAGTACCTGCTGGACAGCTCACCTCCACCAGCG aCCTGCTCCGAATCAGTGAAGGCCAAGGCTGCCAAGTCCGACTGGCTGCGAGATCTTTTTCTGCCTAACATCATGCTCTTCACCGACAAAAGATACTTCAACAACAGCGAGTGGGACCGCCTGGAGCACTTTGCACCTCCCTATGGCTTCATGGAGCTCAATTACTCAC TGGTGAAAGAGGTCATGTCGTTGCTGCCCCCACatccccaccagcagctgctcctggccaacagcagcagaaacgTGTCAACGTGCATTAGCTGTGCTGTTGTGGGGAATGGAGGAATACTGAATAACTCCGGAATGGGCCAGGAGATCGACTCCCATGACTACGTGTTCCG GGTGAGTGGGGCTGTAATCAAAGGTTACGAAAAAGATGTGGGAACAAAAACCTCCTTTTATGGATTCACAGCCTACTCCCTCGTGTCCTCTCTCCAGATCTTGGGAAACAAAGGGTTCAGCAAGATTCCATGGGGAAAA catATCAGGTACATTCACTTTCTGGAGGGAGCTAGAGACTATGAGTGGCTGAAGGCTCTTCTGCTGAACAAGGACATCAGGAAAGGATTCCTGAACCACTACGG GCAAAGGCCCCGGGATAGATTCGATGAGGATTTCACGTTGGACAAATACCTCGTAGTTCACCCAGACTTCCTCAGATACATGAAAAACAG gtttttaaaatctaaaagtCTGCAAAAACATTACTGGCGGCTGTACAGACCCACAACGGGAGCATTCCTGCTGCTGACTGCCCTCCACCTCTGTGACCAG GTGAGTGCCTATGGCTACATCACGGAAGGTCACGAGAAGTACTCGGATCATTACTACGACAAGGAGTGGAAACGTCTGGTCTTCTACATTAATCATGACTTCAACCTGGAGAAGCAGGTGTGGAAAAAGCTTCATGATGAGAATATCATTAAGCTCTACCAGAGATCATGA